One Tenrec ecaudatus isolate mTenEca1 chromosome 12, mTenEca1.hap1, whole genome shotgun sequence DNA segment encodes these proteins:
- the MSANTD2 gene encoding myb/SANT-like DNA-binding domain-containing protein 2 isoform X4, producing MAAPCGSELPANSPLKIPKMEVLSPASPGGLSDGNPSLSEPSTPRGASPLGPGCAAGSGAAACAGLGPGGRAAASAAVAFSPAGGGGGAAAAAACRGMSWTPAETNALIAVWGNERLVEARYQQLEGAGTVFGSKAPGPAMYERVSRALAELGYERTPSQCRERIKAPKTSILWRELVYIHPMTTETRLSLVEINTCTCEWNPSDSAVLLTLELAYGRSWSQMAALWRSIHKRTGETTVRISMAIQQIRNWMKYLLQREH from the exons ATGGCTGCGCCCTGTGGCTCGGAGCTGCCTGCCAACTCGCCGCTCAAAATCCCGAAGATGGAGGTCCTCTCCCCGGCCTCTCCCGGCGGCCTGAGTGACGGGAACCCCTCCTTGTCGGAGCCGTCCACGCCTCGGGGTGCCTCCCCGCTCGGGCCGGGCTGCGCGGCGGGGTCGGGGGCAGCGGCGTGCGCGGGGCTGGGGCCGGGGGGCCGCGCCGCCGCCTCGGCCGCGGTGGCGTTCTCCCCTGCCGGCGGGGGTGGCGGGGCCGCGGCGGCCGCCGCCTGCCGGGGCATGTCGTGGACGCCCGCCGAGACGAACGCGCTCATCGCTGTGTGGGGCAACGAGCGGTTGGTGGAGGCGAGGTACCAGCAGCTGGAGGGAGCCGGCACGGTGTTCGGCAGCAAGGCCCCGGGGCCGGCCATGTATGAGCGCGTGTCGCGGGCCCTGGCCGAGCTGGGCTACGAGCGGACCCCGTCCCAGTGCCGGGAGCGCATCAAG gcacCCAAGACAAGTATATTATGGCGAGAACTTGTCTACATCCATCCAATGACCACCGAGACACGTTTAAGCCTGGTTGAAATAAACACATGCACGTGTGAATGGAACCCTAGTGACAGTGCTGTTTTACTCACCCTCGAATTGGCTTATGGAAG GAGCTGGAGTCAGATGGCAGCACTATGGAGGAGTATTCACAAGAGGACTGGGGAAACCACAGTCAGGATCTCCATGGCTATCCAACAGATCAGGAATTGG ATGAAATACCTGTTACAAAGAGaacattaa
- the MSANTD2 gene encoding myb/SANT-like DNA-binding domain-containing protein 2 isoform X5, producing the protein MAAPCGSELPANSPLKIPKMEVLSPASPGGLSDGNPSLSEPSTPRGASPLGPGCAAGSGAAACAGLGPGGRAAASAAVAFSPAGGGGGAAAAAACRGMSWTPAETNALIAVWGNERLVEARYQQLEGAGTVFGSKAPGPAMYERVSRALAELGYERTPSQCRERIKAPKTSILWRELVYIHPMTTETRLSLVEINTCTCEWNPSDSAVLLTLELAYGRPFAGVTVG; encoded by the exons ATGGCTGCGCCCTGTGGCTCGGAGCTGCCTGCCAACTCGCCGCTCAAAATCCCGAAGATGGAGGTCCTCTCCCCGGCCTCTCCCGGCGGCCTGAGTGACGGGAACCCCTCCTTGTCGGAGCCGTCCACGCCTCGGGGTGCCTCCCCGCTCGGGCCGGGCTGCGCGGCGGGGTCGGGGGCAGCGGCGTGCGCGGGGCTGGGGCCGGGGGGCCGCGCCGCCGCCTCGGCCGCGGTGGCGTTCTCCCCTGCCGGCGGGGGTGGCGGGGCCGCGGCGGCCGCCGCCTGCCGGGGCATGTCGTGGACGCCCGCCGAGACGAACGCGCTCATCGCTGTGTGGGGCAACGAGCGGTTGGTGGAGGCGAGGTACCAGCAGCTGGAGGGAGCCGGCACGGTGTTCGGCAGCAAGGCCCCGGGGCCGGCCATGTATGAGCGCGTGTCGCGGGCCCTGGCCGAGCTGGGCTACGAGCGGACCCCGTCCCAGTGCCGGGAGCGCATCAAG gcacCCAAGACAAGTATATTATGGCGAGAACTTGTCTACATCCATCCAATGACCACCGAGACACGTTTAAGCCTGGTTGAAATAAACACATGCACGTGTGAATGGAACCCTAGTGACAGTGCTGTTTTACTCACCCTCGAATTGGCTTATGGAAG ACCCTTCGCAGGTGTTACAGTCGGGTGA
- the MSANTD2 gene encoding myb/SANT-like DNA-binding domain-containing protein 2 isoform X7, producing the protein MAAPCGSELPANSPLKIPKMEVLSPASPGGLSDGNPSLSEPSTPRGASPLGPGCAAGSGAAACAGLGPGGRAAASAAVAFSPAGGGGGAAAAAACRGMSWTPAETNALIAVWGNERLVEARYQQLEGAGTVFGSKAPGPAMYERVSRALAELGYERTPSQCRERIKMKYLLQREH; encoded by the exons ATGGCTGCGCCCTGTGGCTCGGAGCTGCCTGCCAACTCGCCGCTCAAAATCCCGAAGATGGAGGTCCTCTCCCCGGCCTCTCCCGGCGGCCTGAGTGACGGGAACCCCTCCTTGTCGGAGCCGTCCACGCCTCGGGGTGCCTCCCCGCTCGGGCCGGGCTGCGCGGCGGGGTCGGGGGCAGCGGCGTGCGCGGGGCTGGGGCCGGGGGGCCGCGCCGCCGCCTCGGCCGCGGTGGCGTTCTCCCCTGCCGGCGGGGGTGGCGGGGCCGCGGCGGCCGCCGCCTGCCGGGGCATGTCGTGGACGCCCGCCGAGACGAACGCGCTCATCGCTGTGTGGGGCAACGAGCGGTTGGTGGAGGCGAGGTACCAGCAGCTGGAGGGAGCCGGCACGGTGTTCGGCAGCAAGGCCCCGGGGCCGGCCATGTATGAGCGCGTGTCGCGGGCCCTGGCCGAGCTGGGCTACGAGCGGACCCCGTCCCAGTGCCGGGAGCGCATCAAG ATGAAATACCTGTTACAAAGAGaacattaa
- the MSANTD2 gene encoding myb/SANT-like DNA-binding domain-containing protein 2 isoform X6, with the protein MAAPCGSELPANSPLKIPKMEVLSPASPGGLSDGNPSLSEPSTPRGASPLGPGCAAGSGAAACAGLGPGGRAAASAAVAFSPAGGGGGAAAAAACRGMSWTPAETNALIAVWGNERLVEARYQQLEGAGTVFGSKAPGPAMYERVSRALAELGYERTPSQCRERIKLVRCPELNAVLQLWPHRC; encoded by the exons ATGGCTGCGCCCTGTGGCTCGGAGCTGCCTGCCAACTCGCCGCTCAAAATCCCGAAGATGGAGGTCCTCTCCCCGGCCTCTCCCGGCGGCCTGAGTGACGGGAACCCCTCCTTGTCGGAGCCGTCCACGCCTCGGGGTGCCTCCCCGCTCGGGCCGGGCTGCGCGGCGGGGTCGGGGGCAGCGGCGTGCGCGGGGCTGGGGCCGGGGGGCCGCGCCGCCGCCTCGGCCGCGGTGGCGTTCTCCCCTGCCGGCGGGGGTGGCGGGGCCGCGGCGGCCGCCGCCTGCCGGGGCATGTCGTGGACGCCCGCCGAGACGAACGCGCTCATCGCTGTGTGGGGCAACGAGCGGTTGGTGGAGGCGAGGTACCAGCAGCTGGAGGGAGCCGGCACGGTGTTCGGCAGCAAGGCCCCGGGGCCGGCCATGTATGAGCGCGTGTCGCGGGCCCTGGCCGAGCTGGGCTACGAGCGGACCCCGTCCCAGTGCCGGGAGCGCATCAAG CTGGTTCGATGCCCAGAACTGAATGCTGTGCTCCAGCTGTGGCCTCACCGGTGCTGA